ACACCGACTGTCTGGGGCGCAAGCATTTGTGCCTGCGCTGCCTCGGCATCCAGTCCCGCCGCTGCTGCAATTCGAATAATAAGACCAGGCTCAGGCGCACCATGCGCGGCCCATTTGGGCTGCTCTCGCAACACGGCTTCCAGTACCGGTTCAAAGACCCCCTGCATGCGTGCCGCTTCAAGCACGCGGATCGCCTCCTCTGAGCCCTCGCCATGGAAAGGGGTGTACCGGATCACAACGCGCACGGCGTCTCCATGCTGAGCCATTATGTCCTTCACGACCGGATGAAAGGCGCGGCAGGCTTCACAAGCCGGATCGAAAAATTCGACAATTGTAACCGGTGCATCTTTAGGGCCGAGAACAGGCGAGTAAGAACGGATAAGTGTTTCAGCGATTTCGGGTGCGACAGGCTCGATATTGCCTGAAGCAGTCGTTCGGTTCACGTACCAGGCGGCGGCCCCGAATCCGGCCCCACCGAGCGCGAGAACGGACAAGATCATGCCACGTCTGTTCATACTTGTTTCTCCTTGAGTGAAAGAGCACATAGAGCGCCGATCAGCGCAAACGAAACGAGCGCCATCAGCGGAATCGGGATGCCCAAAACAGATTGATTTGCGTCGGTGCAGGACGGACCACTTGCCGAGCATGGTTGGATTTTTTCGGGGATCAGACCAGCATACAGGCCCATGTGCCACAAGGCGACAGCAGCGCCCCCAAATGCCAGTGCTATCCCGTATCGCCCCACGTTCTGGTCCTGCCACCACAGGCCAAGCCCCAGTACGATCGCCAATGGGAACATGAACGCGCGCTGGAACCAGCACAGCACACAGGGCGTCTGCCCCAGGATCTCTCCAATGAACAGAACAGAAAGAGAAGCAACCAAGGCAATCGCCCAGGCCAGGCCGAGAAGTGTATCTTTGGAAAACCGGGTCATGGTGCTCAGAGTCTCTGTTTCAGATCCGCAAGAATTTCTTCGGCAGGCGTGCCATATGACCAGGACTGGACGAATCCAGCGTCCTTGTTGAACAGAAACAGATGAGAGGTATGCCCCATCGTATATCCATCCGGCGCAGTGGCTTGTTCGATCCGTTCGTAGAATATCGGGAAGGTCTTGGACGTTTGCGCAATCTGTTCTGGCGTGCCTGTAAGCCCAATGATCCCCGCATCGAAAAGTGGTACATACTCGGCCAGGACTGCCGGGGTGTCGCGTTCGGGGTCAATGGATACGAAGATAGGTTGCACTTGGTTTGATTGGCTTCCCAGCCCTTCCTGCACTGCTGCTACCTCAGACAGTGTTGTAGGGCATACGTCCGGGCAGTTGGTGAACCCAAAAAACACCAACATCCATTTGCCCGCAAAGTCGTTCTGAGTACGAACAACGCCAGAGTGATCTGTCAGTTCGAACCTGGCTTCGAACGGGACAGACCCCTCCTCAATCCGCGCAGGTCTATATTCTGACCACAGCATCAGATAGGCAAATGCCGCCGTTGCGACACCAGCCAGTACCCATAAGATTTTTTGAAATACGGTCAGTTTCAAAGTTAGCCGTCCGCCTGTGATTCTTGGTTCAGAACGGCATGTACACCCTCTACCTGCTAGAGGTTCAAAGGGGATTTTGAGCCTGCGGCTGGGTGTCACAGGTCCACCGGCTGGAAGGTGCTATTGTGCGGTGCCAACCCGAACCTACATAAGCTGTAACTTTGTAAGGAGACCCAGATGCTGACGATCGGAACGCTTGGAAAAAAGACCGGAACCAAGGTTCAGACGATCCGCTACTACGAGCAGATCGGACTTATGCCGGAACCGGGGCGCACCGAAGGTGGCCAGCGGCGTTATGGCCATACCGAACTGGATCGCCTGGCTTTTATCCGTCACGCCCGCCAACTGGGGTTTTCGCTTGAAGCGATACGCGAACTGCTTGATTTGTCCGACGATCCGGATCGCCCATGTCATGAAGCCGACCGTATTGCGCGCCGGCAACTCAAACAGATTGAGCAAAGAATGGCGCGGCTAGAAGCGTTGCGGACCGAACTGGAGCGCATGGTGCATGAATGCAGTGGCGGCAACACCTCGGATTGTCGTGTACTCGAAGTTCTACGCGATCATTCCGAATGTCTTACTGATCACGAAGACATCGGCGCGTAACCCTAGGCAGCGTTGTTGCGAACTGGAAATAGCCTCTTGAAGCTACAGTCACTGTAGCAATTACAAGTCTTTCTGAGTTGATTCGACGAGAGACCAAATGCTGAACCGAGACCCGTTGTTAACCGCCACACCTCTGCTTGATTTTGAAACACCCGCAATTTCTGGGCTCATAACGGAACGGCGCTGGCCCGATCTGCCTATCGGGGATCGAATTGGCGCTATTTATGATTTCGTTCGTAACGAGATTGCCTTTGGTTACAACCGTGCAGACGATATCCTGGCTTCAGAGGTGCTCGCTAACGGCTTTGGGCAATGCAATACCAAGGGCACTCTTTTGATGGCACTGTTTCGCGGCAGCGGTATTCGATGCCGTTTGCATGGCTTTACGATCCACAAAGAGTTGCAGAGGGGTGTGGTCCCCGAATTGATTTATCCGCTGGCGCCAGAAGAAATCTTGCATTCGTGGGTCGAAGTCGAAGTAGACGGTCGTTGGGTCAACCTCGAAGGATTTATTCTGGATCAGCCATACTTGGAGGCCTTGCAGCATAACTTTGCAGAAACAGAAAGCCTGTGCGGTTATGGGGCGGGTACCCGTTGTTTGAGCACCCCTCAGGTCGAATGGGAAGGTCGTGACACGTACATTCAGAAAACCGGAATCGTGAAGGATTTTGGCGTTTTTGATAGTCCGGATGCGTTCTATGCTGACCATGCGCAAAGTTTCGGGAGCATTCGTGGTTGGCTCTATCGCTTCATATTCCGTCACTGGATGAACGCGCGCGTACGTTCCCTGCGCAATGGGAAGCTGAAGGCTCGAATGGCCGCCACGCATACACACGGAAATGCATAGCGGGGCTTCAACTGAAGCGCTTTTGCAAGGCCGTATTCAGTGCCTCTGACAATAAAACCAAAACGATGATTGCCAACGTCACGGTCGCAGCCTTTTCATACTGAAACGACCGTACGTAGGTTTGTACATACAACCCGATGCCACCGGCACCGACAATGCCCAGTATCAGGCTTTCGCGCAGATTTAGCTCAAACCGAAATACGGTATCGCGCACGATCACAGGCGCCATCTGCGGCCAGATTGCCCAACGCA
The Ruegeria sp. SCSIO 43209 genome window above contains:
- a CDS encoding thioredoxin domain-containing protein, which translates into the protein MNRRGMILSVLALGGAGFGAAAWYVNRTTASGNIEPVAPEIAETLIRSYSPVLGPKDAPVTIVEFFDPACEACRAFHPVVKDIMAQHGDAVRVVIRYTPFHGEGSEEAIRVLEAARMQGVFEPVLEAVLREQPKWAAHGAPEPGLIIRIAAAAGLDAEAAQAQMLAPQTVGVLNQDRADVEAVGIRQTPTFFVNGKSLDPFGEAELRRLVAAEVAALQS
- a CDS encoding disulfide bond formation protein B yields the protein MTRFSKDTLLGLAWAIALVASLSVLFIGEILGQTPCVLCWFQRAFMFPLAIVLGLGLWWQDQNVGRYGIALAFGGAAVALWHMGLYAGLIPEKIQPCSASGPSCTDANQSVLGIPIPLMALVSFALIGALCALSLKEKQV
- a CDS encoding SCO family protein encodes the protein MKLTVFQKILWVLAGVATAAFAYLMLWSEYRPARIEEGSVPFEARFELTDHSGVVRTQNDFAGKWMLVFFGFTNCPDVCPTTLSEVAAVQEGLGSQSNQVQPIFVSIDPERDTPAVLAEYVPLFDAGIIGLTGTPEQIAQTSKTFPIFYERIEQATAPDGYTMGHTSHLFLFNKDAGFVQSWSYGTPAEEILADLKQRL
- a CDS encoding helix-turn-helix domain-containing protein, translated to MLTIGTLGKKTGTKVQTIRYYEQIGLMPEPGRTEGGQRRYGHTELDRLAFIRHARQLGFSLEAIRELLDLSDDPDRPCHEADRIARRQLKQIEQRMARLEALRTELERMVHECSGGNTSDCRVLEVLRDHSECLTDHEDIGA
- a CDS encoding transglutaminase family protein, which codes for MLNRDPLLTATPLLDFETPAISGLITERRWPDLPIGDRIGAIYDFVRNEIAFGYNRADDILASEVLANGFGQCNTKGTLLMALFRGSGIRCRLHGFTIHKELQRGVVPELIYPLAPEEILHSWVEVEVDGRWVNLEGFILDQPYLEALQHNFAETESLCGYGAGTRCLSTPQVEWEGRDTYIQKTGIVKDFGVFDSPDAFYADHAQSFGSIRGWLYRFIFRHWMNARVRSLRNGKLKARMAATHTHGNA